Proteins from a genomic interval of Candidatus Acidulodesulfobacterium ferriphilum:
- the sppA gene encoding signal peptide peptidase SppA — protein sequence MSTGKHPFLSGLLFLIVFIGIFGLGIYLILFKFQVKSNYNVVQGSSPYAIGIINLTGAINSSSNFISLLNHYKHDSFVKAVVIRVNSPGGEVAPSQAIYEQLTKFKKYKKVVVSMGSVAASGAYYVSSAANEIVAEPGTLTGSIGVIMEMPNVYKLMKKVGVSYNYIVSGPYKDIGTPFKEMTPKQREKLQGVVMDVYGQFVDAVAKGRSLKVAYVKKLANGMVYSGQQALKYHLVDKLGDFEDAIDAAKVLAGIKGKPTVIYPVRKQPNLFQSVIKRAVKSFIDYVGGKTFLKGGGLIAYNSAGLNF from the coding sequence ATGAGTACAGGCAAACATCCATTTTTAAGCGGTTTATTATTTTTAATCGTATTTATCGGAATTTTTGGACTGGGCATCTACTTGATTTTATTTAAATTTCAAGTAAAGTCTAATTATAATGTAGTGCAGGGTTCTTCTCCCTATGCGATTGGAATAATAAACCTTACAGGCGCAATAAACAGCTCGTCAAATTTTATATCCCTCCTTAATCATTATAAACATGATTCCTTCGTTAAGGCCGTTGTAATAAGGGTTAATTCGCCCGGCGGAGAGGTTGCCCCGTCTCAAGCTATTTATGAACAGTTGACTAAGTTTAAGAAATACAAGAAGGTTGTGGTTTCAATGGGTTCCGTTGCCGCATCGGGGGCATATTATGTGTCTTCCGCCGCAAACGAAATAGTGGCAGAGCCGGGAACATTAACAGGTTCGATCGGCGTCATAATGGAGATGCCCAATGTATATAAACTAATGAAAAAGGTCGGCGTGTCTTATAATTACATCGTAAGCGGTCCGTATAAGGACATCGGCACCCCTTTCAAAGAAATGACTCCAAAGCAGAGAGAAAAGCTTCAGGGCGTTGTTATGGATGTGTACGGCCAGTTTGTAGATGCCGTTGCAAAAGGAAGGAGCCTCAAAGTCGCATATGTTAAAAAGCTTGCCAACGGTATGGTTTACTCTGGACAGCAGGCGCTTAAATACCACCTTGTGGATAAACTCGGCGATTTCGAGGATGCGATTGATGCGGCAAAGGTATTAGCCGGCATAAAAGGCAAACCAACCGTTATCTACCCTGTCAGAAAACAACCCAATTTATTCCAATCCGTTATAAAAAGGGCAGTGAAATCTTTTATCGATTATGTGGGCGGCAAAACCTTTTTAAAAGGCGGCGGACTTATAGCATATAATAGCGCAGGATTAAATTTCTAA
- a CDS encoding 30S ribosomal protein S1: protein MAKQNFNYGKSLENPTEFELLLSSYENMNSKGLVRQGKILNIDENYIYVDVGDKSDGIITIEEFSSGGNVDITTISTGDSIEVFVGHYDDKAGYLICSREKAKNVYALDDIEKACEGDEIVNGTVVAKTRGGLIIDLNGVTAFLPGSQIDVKLTKDFDAFLGRNLELKVISVNKKNCNVIVSRRKVIEDAIKKLKENVLTDIKEGDVLEGIVKNITDYGVFVDLGGMDGLIYITDISWKRISHPSEVLSLGQKINVKVIKYDEEKHRVSLGYKQLFKDPWEDILERHKQGDVVEGVIINITDYGAFVELDDDVEGLIHMSEMSWDKKSVDLKTFLTKGQRVKTVILSIEPETKKLSLSIKRLTESPWNKLKDKYPVGAVVEGAIKNIYEFGISVELDKNFDAYIKQSDFSWSKRTKHPQELFKIGENIKCVVLNIDEERQKVYLGIKQLTESPWKNIKDRYSVGMTVSGVISNITEFGIFVYLEDGIEGLIHNSKIPENFIAKSDISVGSNINAEIIMVDSNEQKIGLSLLNSEQS, encoded by the coding sequence ATGGCAAAGCAAAATTTTAATTACGGTAAATCTTTAGAAAATCCTACGGAGTTCGAGCTTTTACTCAGTTCTTATGAAAATATGAATAGCAAAGGACTCGTGAGGCAGGGAAAGATTTTAAATATCGATGAAAATTATATTTATGTCGATGTCGGAGATAAATCCGACGGAATAATCACGATAGAAGAGTTTTCTTCGGGTGGCAATGTGGATATTACGACTATTTCAACAGGCGACAGCATAGAGGTTTTTGTCGGGCATTATGACGATAAGGCAGGGTATTTAATATGTTCACGGGAGAAAGCCAAAAATGTTTACGCATTGGATGATATCGAAAAAGCTTGCGAGGGGGACGAAATAGTCAACGGGACCGTCGTGGCGAAAACAAGAGGCGGGTTAATTATAGATTTGAACGGCGTTACCGCATTTTTACCCGGTTCCCAAATCGATGTCAAGCTTACAAAGGATTTTGACGCTTTTCTGGGAAGGAATCTTGAATTAAAGGTTATAAGCGTAAACAAAAAAAATTGCAATGTTATAGTTTCCCGGCGCAAGGTTATAGAAGATGCAATTAAAAAATTAAAAGAAAATGTTTTAACCGATATAAAAGAAGGTGATGTGCTTGAAGGTATAGTTAAAAATATTACGGATTACGGCGTTTTCGTCGATTTAGGCGGCATGGATGGACTTATCTATATTACCGACATTTCATGGAAAAGAATATCCCACCCTTCGGAGGTGTTAAGCCTTGGACAAAAAATCAATGTAAAGGTTATCAAGTACGATGAAGAAAAACACAGGGTTTCCCTCGGTTATAAACAACTCTTTAAAGACCCGTGGGAGGATATACTTGAAAGGCATAAACAGGGCGATGTGGTTGAAGGCGTTATAATAAATATTACGGATTACGGCGCATTTGTCGAGCTTGACGACGATGTCGAGGGGCTCATACATATGTCCGAGATGAGTTGGGATAAAAAGTCGGTCGATCTAAAAACCTTTCTGACAAAAGGGCAGAGGGTTAAAACCGTAATTTTGAGCATAGAACCCGAAACCAAAAAGCTCTCTTTGAGCATAAAAAGGCTTACCGAAAGCCCGTGGAATAAGTTAAAAGATAAGTATCCCGTCGGCGCCGTTGTTGAAGGTGCCATTAAAAATATATATGAATTCGGAATATCCGTTGAGTTAGATAAAAATTTTGACGCATACATTAAACAAAGCGATTTTTCCTGGTCAAAAAGAACAAAACACCCTCAGGAGCTCTTCAAAATCGGAGAAAACATCAAGTGCGTAGTTTTAAACATCGATGAGGAAAGGCAAAAGGTATATCTGGGCATAAAACAGCTTACGGAAAGTCCATGGAAAAATATTAAGGATAGATATTCGGTTGGGATGACAGTCTCAGGCGTCATATCCAATATTACGGAATTCGGTATATTTGTTTACCTTGAAGACGGTATTGAGGGATTGATTCATAATTCGAAGATTCCCGAAAACTTTATTGCAAAAAGTGATATTTCCGTGGGTTCCAATATCAATGCGGAGATAATTATGGTGGATTCTAACGAACAAAAAATCGGCTTGTCTCTTCTTAATTCCGAGCAAAGTTAA
- the ispH gene encoding 4-hydroxy-3-methylbut-2-enyl diphosphate reductase, which yields MNIIVAPSAGFCFGVKRAVKMAVDASKTCKLSEKLNTLGPIIHNPQVVKSLEEKGVYPVDNIEDNGYNTIIIRSHGVKSDIMEKLKLKGVKTIDATCPFVKQAQNYITMAALDGYFIIMVGDKNHPEVQSVISFADKNRFLIINGLDDLKNIPVSEKLALISQTTQDVNFYNSVINEIFKIAKKEIVVFNTICDATKLKQDESKVLASNVDVMIVVGGYNSANTNKLKNICAAIQKNTYHIETEKEVNPGWFINADMVGITAGASTPDWIIEKVVNTIRQLDDNQKIRTNKRFA from the coding sequence ATGAATATAATTGTTGCGCCATCCGCAGGGTTTTGTTTCGGTGTAAAAAGGGCGGTCAAAATGGCAGTCGATGCGTCAAAGACCTGCAAATTATCCGAAAAATTAAATACTCTCGGACCGATTATTCATAATCCGCAGGTGGTTAAATCTTTGGAAGAAAAAGGAGTTTATCCTGTAGATAATATCGAGGACAATGGCTACAATACCATTATAATCCGCTCTCACGGCGTTAAATCCGACATTATGGAAAAGCTTAAATTGAAGGGGGTAAAGACAATCGACGCCACCTGCCCGTTTGTAAAACAGGCGCAGAACTACATAACCATGGCCGCCTTAGACGGATATTTTATAATAATGGTCGGGGACAAAAATCATCCCGAGGTTCAAAGCGTAATTAGTTTTGCCGATAAAAACAGGTTTTTAATAATAAACGGTCTGGACGATTTAAAAAATATCCCCGTTTCCGAAAAATTGGCTTTAATTTCCCAAACTACGCAGGATGTTAATTTTTATAACTCCGTGATTAATGAGATATTTAAAATTGCTAAAAAGGAAATAGTTGTTTTCAACACCATTTGCGATGCGACAAAATTAAAACAGGATGAATCTAAAGTCCTTGCTTCTAATGTTGATGTGATGATAGTCGTCGGAGGGTATAACAGTGCAAACACGAATAAACTTAAAAATATCTGCGCGGCTATCCAAAAGAATACCTATCATATAGAAACCGAAAAAGAGGTTAATCCTGGATGGTTTATAAATGCCGACATGGTTGGGATTACGGCGGGGGCTTCCACTCCCGACTGGATTATAGAAAAGGTGGTTAATACAATACGGCAATTAGACGATAATCAAAAAATAAGGACAAACAAAAGATTTGCTTAA
- the aroA gene encoding 3-phosphoshikimate 1-carboxyvinyltransferase, with product MNQAGGFLIKLKSGRALVTGISKGFNATLEVPGDKSISHRAIMLGSLASGISKVYNLSLSRDNLATIAAFRKLGVAIAAAKPDKNNKNSKDFVINGVGLHGLKEPKTIINTANSGTLTRLIAGILAGNEFFSVLSGDKYLNSRPMRRITEPLSLMGAKITGRENGNYPPIAIKGGKLKSIYYEMPVPSAQVKSCIMLAALFAEGNTVIYEKKATRNHTENFLKLQGCRIAVENPKFDDNLITVEGGGELKPFEITVPGDFSSASFFIALGILRKNSEIIIKNVLLNEKRTGLLKVLEMMGANIEITLEDKKLEKVGTIKAKYSNLQGVAVPPELVSDMIDEFPIFAVIASFAGGITKVTGAGELRVKESDRIKTIVSNLSLFGVKIKELEDGFELTGNPDLIFTGNGVKLNNKDFVAADSFGDHRIAMSMVVMGLLLKNIGTEVRDIKCIGTSFPEFFDILSKLTKEEGGNGP from the coding sequence AAAGGATTTAATGCTACACTGGAGGTTCCCGGCGACAAATCCATATCTCACAGAGCTATTATGTTAGGAAGCCTTGCCTCCGGAATTTCGAAAGTCTATAATTTATCGCTTTCGCGAGATAATCTGGCAACTATTGCGGCATTTAGAAAGCTTGGGGTAGCAATAGCTGCGGCTAAGCCCGATAAAAACAATAAAAATTCAAAAGATTTTGTAATTAACGGCGTTGGCCTTCATGGATTAAAAGAGCCTAAGACAATTATTAATACCGCTAATTCAGGAACGCTTACGCGTCTTATAGCAGGGATACTTGCGGGAAACGAATTTTTTTCCGTGTTATCGGGCGATAAATATTTAAATTCCCGGCCCATGAGGCGCATAACGGAACCGTTAAGCCTCATGGGAGCGAAGATAACAGGGCGGGAAAACGGAAATTATCCTCCGATTGCCATTAAAGGAGGAAAACTAAAATCGATTTATTATGAAATGCCTGTTCCAAGCGCTCAAGTTAAATCCTGCATTATGCTTGCCGCTCTTTTTGCGGAGGGGAATACCGTAATATATGAAAAAAAGGCGACAAGAAACCATACGGAAAACTTTTTAAAGCTTCAAGGCTGCCGCATTGCCGTCGAAAATCCAAAATTTGACGACAACCTTATAACCGTGGAAGGCGGCGGCGAGCTTAAGCCTTTTGAGATTACTGTCCCCGGAGACTTTAGCAGCGCCTCTTTTTTCATTGCGCTTGGTATTTTGCGTAAAAATTCCGAAATTATCATTAAAAATGTCTTGTTAAACGAAAAAAGAACAGGACTCTTAAAGGTTTTAGAGATGATGGGCGCTAACATAGAAATAACCCTTGAAGACAAAAAATTGGAGAAGGTTGGAACTATCAAGGCAAAATATTCAAATTTGCAAGGGGTTGCCGTGCCGCCCGAATTGGTTTCCGATATGATAGACGAATTTCCTATTTTTGCGGTAATAGCATCGTTTGCAGGCGGTATCACTAAAGTAACGGGGGCAGGAGAATTAAGGGTAAAAGAAAGCGACAGAATTAAAACCATTGTTTCTAATTTAAGTCTTTTTGGAGTTAAAATTAAAGAATTAGAGGACGGATTCGAGCTTACCGGAAATCCTGATTTAATTTTTACAGGAAATGGTGTAAAATTAAATAATAAGGATTTTGTGGCCGCGGATTCTTTTGGCGACCACAGGATTGCGATGTCAATGGTAGTTATGGGGTTATTGCTTAAAAACATAGGGACCGAGGTTCGCGATATAAAATGTATCGGCACTTCTTTTCCCGAATTTTTTGACATCCTTTCTAAATTAACAAAGGAGGAAGGGGGCAATGGGCCATGA